attatttttatttatttatttatacatagatatatatatatcattacattctaagtgtattttgatataaatatatatatatcaatatcaaaatactgttagaataaaattgcatatatataatttttttttaattattaaaaattatttttattttttgttatttatttttattaacatattatttgtattttataataatatatatataccatatatatagttattatatatattgtatatattcgtgtgtaatttaaatataagtgtatttttatattaatatacgtatatataaatataaaaatacacttagtatgacattatatatatgatatatatacatatattatatataggtgtatatatagatataatacatgtatatatatcatatatatatatatatatatatatacacatattattttatttttttacactgattgattttatttcactttattttattattttacagatgcagggagactgcctgtcagcacagacagtccccctgcaggcagatacacaggcacctattgcgaTCGAGTGATCACGTGCCCGTGGGGTcttgatctgccgaggggagactgcccgggcagacaggcaacccccctggaccgggaggagagctgatcgccgcagTGGGACCGACGgcaatcaggtaagtagccccagaccgttatgacggttcaggaccgtcagcggtccaaacgcacgttttaccgctgacggtcctgaaccgtcagcggtcctgaaggggttaaacagaatttgcaataaaggaagtgtaaacataaattagctctttacaggaagtgtttaggaaggctgtgtaagtcagagTAAGACTAGGGCTGaataagtaatttaactcctaaatggcagtgaattgagcagtgagactgcaggggcatgaactatacgacaaagctgcttcattaagctaaagttgttttggtgactatagagtccctttaattttcttttcagTAAGCCATTTGTAATAAAATATGGTTAGAATATATACCTGAAAGCATTCCAGATTTATCAATTTCCTAATTCAGTCTTCTAACATAGATATTACATGTGACATACGACTGAGAAAAACATTGAATGTAAAGTTCAGTAATGAGCAGATTAATGAAGAGTATGAAGGATTTAGATTGTGTGGCCCTTGGAATCAGTACATTCATTGAAATGTTCCAACTATGTGGAAATCTGCCCACTCATCCATAGGCCCTGAAAAGGTACCCAATAAATGTATCCATTGAATGTGCCTGTCCATCTGTAGGACTAGAGAGTCTTTCCCCAGACTCTCCCCATGTCCTTGAAATTCTACCTAAAAGGCACACCATGTATACTTAAGAGAAGAGAATATAAAAGAGAAGATGAAATAGTAATTTATGAAGTACCATACTTTAATTTACTAAGAATAAAGGTATACAAAATTAGAATGTAATTTTAATCAAACTAAACATAGTAGACAGTAATATCATGTAACAAAGTAGATGGTAAAATAATGTAACCAGTGTTCAATGAATATAATTtgcaattaatataaaaataaaaatgctccaCTCCATGCTCTGTACACAGAATCACCAAAGAATAGAAGATTCTTTTCATAGTTTTCCTAATTCACCCTCTAGTGTTTCCCATTAGTTGTTCCTTGGAGTTCAGGTAAGGCCGGAATAATATAATGAAACATTTTGGAACAAACGTACAGGCCACTAATGCCCAACTTGAAGATAGGATGGCAAAGATCTCCATGGCCACCGTGTACTTTCCACGGGCACTGAGAGAAGCTGGGATATAGGACACCCAGCCGCTGAGGAATGCCAACAAGCTGAAGGTGATGAACTTGGCTTCATTGAAGCTGTCTGGAAGTCTCCTAGACAAGAAGGCAACAATGAAACTGATGGTGGCCAGGAAGCCAAGGTATCCCAACATACACCAGAAGGCTGTATTTGAACCTTCGTTACATTCAACAATGATGGTCCCAGATTGCATTTGAGTGTTGTGTTCTGGAAAAGGAGTGGCACAAAGTAACCAAGAGGTACATAATAAAAACTGTAAGAAGGAGGAGAAGACAACAATCATGTAGGCCACCTTGGGTTTTGTCCATTTCTTCAAGCTACTACCAGGTTTTGTAGCCATGAAGGCAAAAACAACCATGATTGTTTTGGCTAAgatacaagacacacatagggTAAAAAACATGCCAAATGCAGGCTGGCGCAGCAGGCATTTCTCAGGCATTGGGTAACCAATGAAAGCCAAGGAGCTAAGAAAACAGAAGCATAGGGAAACCAAAAGAAGACAACTTAGATTGTAATTATTTGCTTTTACAATTGGGGTATTCTTATAACGGAAGAAAAGACCAAATATATGGATGGGGATTATGGAAGAGAAGACACTAAAAGCTGTTAATGTTGCACCCAAAGCTTCTTCATGGGAGAGAAACTCTATGGTCTTTTGGAGGCATCTATTTTTCTGTAGATTTGGCCATTGGTTCCACGGACATTTAAAACAGTCAACTGAgtctaaaatgtaaacatatttttttttttactggaaaacAATGTAAAGTAAACACATACATGTtatgctattaaagggacactatagtcacatgaacaactttaggttaatgaagcagttttagtgtatagaacatgcccctgcagcctcactgctcaatcctctgccatttaggtgttaaatccctttgtttattaaccctagtcatacctccctgcatgtgacttgcacagccttccataaacacttcctgtaaagagagccctatttaggctttctttattgcaagttctgtttaattaagattttcttatcccttgctatgttaatagcttgctagaccctacaagcaggcccgccaccagaaatttgggggcccctaactgagctcagggtctgggcccctgggtgcCCGCCttcaaaaccgcccacagagaccgcctccaaatcccgcccacaggaatacatacacagatgcaaacacattactgatacaaaaggacacagatacacacacacacacacactgatacatactaacagacacacatactgatacgcatatatgcatacatactgacacacacatactgagacatacacacatatacagacacacaggcgtacatagtgacagacacatactaacatacatacagacacacatgcataaggacatacagacacagacacattcataatgacatacagacagacattcatactgacatacacacattcatactgacatgcagacatacatacactgacattcatacacacataatgacatgcatacagatagacatgcatgcatacagacatacattcatacagacactgacatccatacatacacacattcataatgacatacagacatacatttatacaaacagacatacacacattcataatgacatacagacatgcattcatacatgcattcatacaaacaggcatacacacattcataatgaaatgtagacatacatacactgacattcatacacacataatgacatgcatacagatagacatacatgcatacatgcatgcatacctacatacatacatacatacattcatacagacactgacatccatacatacacacattcataatgacatacagacatacattcatacatacattcataccaacagacatacacacattcataatgacatacagacatacattcatacatacattcatacaaacagacatacacacattcataatgacatgtagacatacatacactgacattcatacacacataatgacatgcatacagatagacatacatgcatacagacatacagacatgcatacagacattcatacagatatacatacagacatacatagttacatacatacagtcatactggcatacatacatccatacatacacacattcataatgacatgcagacatacatacactgacattcatacacacataatgacatgcatacagatagacatacatgcatacagacatacatacagatatacatacagacatacatagttacatacatacatacattcatactggcatacatacattcatacagacactgacatccatacatacacacattcataatgacatgcagacatgcatacactgacattcatacacacataatgacatgcatacagatagacatacatgcatacagacatacattcatacagacagccagacatacacacattcataatggcatgcagacatacactgacattcatatacacataatgacatgcagacatacatacagacaaacacacacacagacatacttacacacacagacatacacacagacagacatacatacagacagacatgcagacagacatacagacaaacagacatacacacacacacagacagacacacagacatacatacatacatacacacatacacacagacagacatacagacacacagacagacatacagacacacagacagacatacacacagacagacatacacacagacagacagacatacacacagacagacatacatacacacagacagacaggcaggcatacacacagacagacatacacacagacagacatacagacaaacatacacacagacagacatacacacagacagacatacatacacacagacatacatacacacagacatacatacacacagacagacatacacacagacagacagacatacacacagacagacagacatacagatatacagacaaacagacatacatacacacagctcattttccagccaccctcctgtttcttaccttgtctttgcaggagggtggctggctgggggtgatgggactggcagtcggctggctctccctcttcacgtcGGGTGCGAGTGCTCCttccgcgcggagtgagctgggaggaagtgaccacttcctcccagcagcacttgcgctgcggcggcattttttttttaaaggggcccggtcgcgctataccacgggcgcagcgctgaccaggcccctgaagatatggggcccatcgggtggccctaagtgcatgggccacccgatgggccccatcagtgtgcgggccccggtgcaactgcaccggcggcagttctgtcgctacacgtggggcccggacggccgggccccccagggccgccgggcccgtgacaaccgttatggttgtcaccccctgatggcggccctctctacaagagcctcctgtatgtgattaaagttcaatttagagattgagatacaattatttaaggtaaattacatgcaggctctgtcaatcatagccaggggaggtgtggctagggctgcataaacagaaacaaagtgatttaactcctaaatgacagtgacatgagcagtgacattgcaggggaatgatctatacactaaaactgctttatttagctaaagtaatttaggtgactatagcgttcctttaatacTATTTAATCAAACTTCTGAAAATACATTAAACAGATTAACAGTTTAAAACTAGAAATGCAATTTTAATTCTGCAGTCTTATCCTAAGCCAAACTTTTGATTTTTCGCATTAAACTCAGTTTTGTGGACTTGTTTGTCTAAAATTATTTAATGACTTATTAACCTCTCTATAAGTGTCAAAGAAAGCCTGTGAAATAAAATGAGCTCTTCAAAGCTAAACAGGCAATCCATgagttttttattttgatttagacATGTGAGATTGTTTTACTATACTTGCAAAAAGCATTGCGTTAACTCCCACTGAAATATTACTTTGTAATCTAAATAATGGTGGGTGTCACAACTACAACATAGTAACCAGGATGCTCAGCAAAATATAAAGgggggaattaaagggacactatagtcaccagaacaactacagcttattgtatttgttctggggagtagaatcattgccttcaggctttttgcagtaaacactgtcttttcagagaaaatgcagtttttacattacatcctagtgataactACACTGGCCACTTCTTAGATGGCTGCTTgacgtgcttcctggggcagtgctgcacagcatgACTGCCATTTATTGTCTCCActttctgcatgcagacactgaattttcctcatagagatgcgttaattcaattaatctctatgaggagatgctgattggacagagGTGTGTTCGATTTGTgacctgcccctgatctgcctccttgaccgtctcagacaatcctgtggggaagcattgtgattggctcagaccaccacttccgatcttgaatacaagtaagacttTAGCCTGTAAGATTCCAatgttgggaggaagtgagaacTGTCACTTCTTCTCTGGTACATATAGAATGCTACACGGGAGGCAGACAGGAGGAGGAGGCACATACAGCATGGACAGGGAGAACATGGAGAGAGTCGGCTCAAGACCCCTCTCTCCCATCAGTCTCAGCCAGCAGCAGGACCCCAGTGAAGCCACTCTCCTGCACATAAAATgtatgttaacaggagggtggctaaacatATAAGAATTATGATATGTGTGAGTATATGTCAATGTTTGAGTGTGCATGTTCCagtgaatgtatctgtgtgtcagtgtgtgtgtgtatgtgtcactgtgtttatatgtgtgtcaatgtgtgtatgtgtcagtgtgtatatctatgtgtgtgtcattgcgtttatatgtgtgtatctgtgtgtcaatttgtgtatctgtgtgtgtcagcatgtgtatgtgtcagagtgtgtgtatgtgtcagtatgtgtgtcaatgtgaatGTGTATctttgtaaatatgtatgtatgtggcagtgtatgtctatatgtgcatacatcccagaagGGTTATATACAAACAACCTTATATTcatacaccaacactacacacagatgtacacctgAACtttaagggatcctatagtgtaaggaatacaaaattgtattccttacactgtaGAGTCCTCTGACCTGCCTTGCCTCGCGGCCCCCCACAGCATTGAGAGGGTAAAAACGCCTTTTAATACTTGCCTGATTCTctcaaactgcaatgatttacattttaggactaagtgggactgggacaatgagctgaagtcgtctgtgtgcctagtgtgtcCCTAtaaacattaacactaacactatataaaaacacacccctgcatttaaacaaACACAAAGATTACATAGATGtaaaccactgcattccaatggcaacagtacatacaaatacacacctacatgcacaaacacatactccatacaaaaacatgattacattcaaatacacaaacaATGCTCACATATACCACCTGCAAGGATGGTCAAATAGTATATACCAAGCTGTCATAGTATTGTGGTtttacgacagatggggatcgaCCTTTTGGCCATCCTTGCACTAGAGGgcagccaaataaaaaaaatattttatttcttgtgaGGGCTCTCACTACATTAATCCTGCCACTGTTTATAATATTCTCCCACTGGCTATCAGTCTTGGACATGTTGTCCCATATTACCTGTCTGATTGGAGATCTCTCCTTGTGGACAAGGGACACATTGAAAGCAGCAGACAGGCTCTCCCTTTCTCCCCACTCGTCTGGACCCAGGAGGGCAGCTTTGACTGCAGACAGAGACCGGAACCTGGGATAGAATTCACATAGCTTAGCTCACATTTCAAACATTTACAAGCATAACAAACATCTTAATTTTACATCTTTTCTCATCACAACTAAACTCCCCCTTTCGAAATAACAATTAGCAAACACACAGGCTTATACACTTAAGTAAAAATTCAAAGGGCATTCTAAGAGACTaacacatttaaggccaaaatagctatgTTCATCTTCATATTCATATTAGATATGGATGTGTAATGGGTAGAAGAACAGATGCTAATCTGCAATGCTGGTATGTAGGTGTGTACAGAGGAATGAGGGTCTACTTACGTGTCCTTATACGGACAGATTTTAGTTAAAATTTCTGATGTCATTATGTTCATAGCTATATAGAACTGGGACAACGGACCAGCTCAGTTATCTGTTCCCTAATTATTTGGACAAAAGACTCTTCCTTCCTGAGTTGGCCAATTAGCATGTGCTATTGAATATCCATCATCCTGTGGCATTCTATGTTATTTTCTTATATATTAGTCATTTTAGCAGAATAAACCTATTGAAAAAGTAAGTCAGATGTGTACTGATATTTTTAGATAACAAACAgaagaattataatatatatgtagattaACAACACGGCGAGAGTTATTCAATATATtatgaaaaagtgtttttttcttctttggtaCTCTTTTCCCAGTATTCATTTTAAGAGAGCGGTATTAGGGGGAGAAATGATTACTGTTTAGTAATATGAACCTATAATAATAAATCTGACTTCAGGTCACTTTAtagaaaataacattttttttttgcatagcgACAGCCAAACTGCTAATGTATAAATCTATAGGATTATTTACAAAAGAGAGAATTGAaagggaattcaaaattaatttaaattcctATCTAGAAATAGtcaaaatggaaacattctctacgtcagctatgttttcagttctgCTGTTTTGGCCTTAAGTTTTAAAATCATATtgaattcagtaaaaaaaaaaaaaaaaaaaaaaaaaaagaacaatgaaAAGGAGTTTTTTTTAACCTCGGAAAGACTACTAGGACCTAAATATTTGCTAAATACATCACAATAGTTGAATAAAACAACTTTTATTGGTAaagataaaaactaaataaatatatacaagcaaAAAAAGAACAATATGTGCATACAGAACCAATAACATAATGTAAATGTCatattgaattcactttaaattcttattttagtgaataacaatgtaaaaaaaattagtttcCTAGCACATATATTTTAAACACTTTATTTAGGATTTAGTTTGTAAATGACAAGGATTCAAAAGTATCAGATAACATACAATGTCAACCAACACACTGAgagaaagaagaaataaaaataaaaacaactccAATCTGCCAAAAATCTgaacaaataagtgaaaaaaaaaacagacggagAAATGAAGGAGGGGTGAAAAGCaaaacgtaaagggacactatgggcacccagaccatttcagctcattgaagtggtctgagtgcagtaaCCCAGTAACCCCTGAAACCTGCcattataattattgcagttatttttgAGATTCATTCAATCCGCCTTTTTTATcccatctctgctaacattgtggttatctatcgtccccctggttccccacttctcttccttgaccactttgctgcttggcttccttacttcctctcctctaacatTCCATCTGTAATTCTTGGAGgcttcaacattcccattaactcACCCTTGACCTCAGCAGTCTCAAAACAACTTTCTATtacctcctcccttgggctatcacagtgggtaTTCTAGACCTTATTTTCACTCATGATTGTACAGTCTCTACCATCTGCAACACtacatttcctctctcagatcataATTTCCTATCATTTGCTCCCAAtagccccctcccccaaaaaccTCAACtaaacccccctcaactcagaaggAATCTGAGTTCTAtaaacctccagcagctgtcagcgcATATCAATTCCCAACTATTATCCATTCCTGCTCACTCatgtccctcactggctatctcctcatataactctCCTCTCACCTCAGCCCTGGACGCTGCAGCCACTCTCCAAATACACACCGCAAGGAGGACACGACCTcaaccgtggcacactaaatcaacacgctacctgcaaataTGTTCTcgttctgctgaacgctgctggaggaagtctcacaccgagtcagactttctacactacaaattcatattgcgttcatacagcacagcccttgccctggccaaacagtcatacttttcttctcttattcgttcatgctcccacaatcccaggcgtctctttgatacctttaactctcttctttgccctgctgtggtcaccccccaaactaaccttacagcttaCAGTCTTGCTTGCTACTTTACTGAAAAGATTGAACAGATAAGGAAATTATTCTCATCACCTTGCCCCTCACCTTTTCAATCTCCCCTGGATCATGCCTCTCCAACCCTTCTGaccttctcccaggctactgaacaagaggtggctgcacttatcctttcctctcgccccaccacttgcccgcttgatcctgtcctgtctcaccttattagatctctctcttcTTGTCTTGTGCCCTCCTTACCACACaccttcaactgctctctttcttctggcactgttcctgctgtccTGAAACATGCTAttgtagtacccatcttaaaaaaacacatgtctcaacccatcctccccctctaactattgtcCTATATCCCTTCTCCCTTTTTCCTTAAAGCTTCTTGAAAGACTAGTCTTCACCCATCTGGCCTGCTTCCTCAACTcctactctctccttgaccctcttccgCCCCCtctactctactgagactgcccttatcaaagtcactaatgaccttatcacagctaaatccaaaggtcactactgcatatgaattcttcttgacctctccgctgcttttgacactgttgatcattttctccttctccaaactcttcaatcactcggtctctgtgactctgtcctctcatggttttcctcctatctctcccaacgctcatttagcgtctccttttctaatgatacctccacctgtctcagttggagtccctcaAGGCTCTCTCCTTGGTCCccatctattttctctttacactgcttCTCTTGGCaagcttattacctcttttggattcaaataccacctgtatgctgatgacacccagatatatctctcctccccagacctctccactaatgtcctgcaacatgtcacctcttgcctttcttctatctctgattggatttcctcccgctttctgaatcTGAATCTTTTCAAAACaaaacttcttgtctttcctccttctaatattaatcctcctctct
This Pelobates fuscus isolate aPelFus1 chromosome 3, aPelFus1.pri, whole genome shotgun sequence DNA region includes the following protein-coding sequences:
- the LOC134601916 gene encoding vomeronasal type-2 receptor 26-like is translated as MIYLTTGTPTPIDPSKTLKEVPVSVCSQSCPPGSRRVGRKGEPVCCFQCVPCPQGEISNQTDSVDCFKCPWNQWPNLQKNRCLQKTIEFLSHEEALGATLTAFSVFSSIIPIHIFGLFFRYKNTPIVKANNYNLSCLLLVSLCFCFLSSLAFIGYPMPEKCLLRQPAFGMFFTLCVSCILAKTIMVVFAFMATKPGSSLKKWTKPKVAYMIVVFSSFLQFLLCTSWLLCATPFPEHNTQMQSGTIIVECNEGSNTAFWCMLGYLGFLATISFIVAFLSRRLPDSFNEAKFITFSLLAFLSGWVSYIPASLSARGKYTVAMEIFAILSSSWALVACTFVPKCFIILFRPYLNSKEQLMGNTRG